A window of Terriglobia bacterium genomic DNA:
ACCGCCCACACCCCTGAGCCAGCATCAGCAGGCCCTGATCGCTTACGCTCAATACCTCGAGAGCCGGATGGCGCATCTTGAACCGCCCGAGACCATCGTCCGTCGAATGGTCGCACAAGCCGAAGGGCCGGAAAATCAGACCTCCATCGCCAAAGAGCGGGTGGAACGATTCTTGGAATTGAAGAGACTAGGCGCAAATCTGAGACCGGTCAACCCTGCGCGTTGATTTGAATCAGGTCCGGACTCCCTGGGGCTTGGGGATGCGGGAGGGGTTGGACCACCGTGTTCAGTGCCCCCGGTCGGTTCGAAGATGGGTTGGAGGAAGAGAAGGAGTTGAGCAATGTTCTTTGTCCGGACAACCACCCATGGGTTTATGGAAAGGTATTAGCCCATTCATAGCCGCATTGCCTTGTGAATCACACCCAACACCCACATCCAAATTCCCCCACCGGCAGGTGGGGGATCATTGAATTTCGGCCTATCACCCGACAACGGCTGACCTGAAAATCCCACCAGCGGTAGCTGGTGGATCGTTCAAATTCGACCTCTCCGTCGTAGGGTGCTCTGAGCAGAATGGCTTCGGGTCAAGTTTCCGAGGTCATCCGGAAACGGAAGGTGCTTTGTGAAACCATTAACAAGCTTAATACGTCTTCCTATATGATTAGACCTGCGGAGATGAGGAGGCTCTCTCCGCAGCCGCATCCGTCTCGACTTCCGAAGTGTCCGATAGGAATTTTCCGTTTATTGCTGCCAAACCCCGGGAGGCCTCAAGGTGATTTCTCCAAGTGTGCGTTGTCTTTTGAAATTGTCCTGGATTTGCGTCGTATGTGTGGTGTTCATAGGCTCGTTCGTTTTCCCCCTGGGACCACAAGGCAAGCCAACGAGTGGTGCATCCTCGGCATCCGCGGGCCAAAATCAGAAACAGGATATGGCACGTGCAGACCGCGAGGCGATCCATGGTCGAATCAGGGACCTGCAGTGCCAGCCGTTGAAAGACGTGGCGATCACCTCAGCGACCCTCAGACTGAAAACCTTCAGCGATGACCGGGGGGAATTCACAATCCATCCCGCCTCCCCCGACGGGCAGATCCGTTTCGATTTCGAGCTACCCGGCTATTATCCTGAGAGCTTAATTCTTGAATTTAGAAACCAAGATGCTGAAGTCGAGGTGACGCTCACACCGGTAAGAATCGTCAGACAAGAGGTCACGGTCGTGGCTTCCAGGCTGGATATTCCCTTAAGCACGACCCCGGCTGCAACCTCGCTGGTGGGGCCGGACACCCTCGATGCCATGTCACGCTCTGTCGCTGTGGATGAAGCGCTTCGTGGCATTCCCGGCGTTAAGGTCGATAACCAGGCCAATGGCGAGCGTGTGCATATGTCGATTCGAGGGCAGGGCATACTGACGGAGCGGGGAATTCGCGGCATCCAGGTGTTGCTTGATGGCCTTCCCTTGAATGACCCGACCGGCTTTGTTCCTGACTTGTTTGACGTCGATTGGGCCGGTGTCCAACAAATGGAAATCGTGCGTGGGCCGCTCGCTTTTCTTTATGGAGGAGGATCGGCCGGCGGCGTCATTGATATTCAAACTCGCGACGCTGGGAACACCTTTCACGGTGCACTTTCGACCTCCGGGGGCTCTAACGGTTTTTATAAGGGGCGCGGCGAGTTGTCGGGTCCCTTCTCGCACGGTTCTTTCTTCCTGGCGGGATCAAGAGATGCCGGCGACGGCTATCGGGATCACACCGCCTTCTGGTCGGACAACATCTATGGAAAACTCAGCTTTGATGTCACGTCCCGTCTTCGGCTGAATGCGCTTGTGATGGGTACCGGTTTCTTCAACCAGAATGCCGAAGGATTGAACCTCGCCTGGTTGCAACAAGATCGACGAATGGCCAATCCGGATGCCCTTACCTACAATGAATATCAGAAGACGATTCGCGGGACTGGCGGTTTGAGCGGGCAGTGGACGATCTCCGAAGGACAACGACTCTCCTTCACTTTTTACTCACGACGAACTCAGTACGACGAACCGGTTCCTTCCTCGGTCGCTCACCGCACATTGTTTTCCCCGGGTGGATCGAGCCAGTATGACCTGGAACAGGGGAGCGGTTGGGTCAAGAATCACCTCAGTCTGGGCTTTGACCTGGACGGTCAATTCATTGACGAATTTCGCCATCCAAATCTGGGAAACGCAGTTGAGGGCACAAGTCTGCTTTCCAACCAATCGATCACCCAGAACCGTGTGGCGGGATATGTGGTGGACCGGTTGGGACTGGGGACAAAATGGGCGCTGTTGCTTAGCATGCGCTTCGACCACATCGGTAATTCGCTCACGGACTACCTGAAATTTAACGGCCTCGACCTTTCAGGGGACAGGATCTTTAACCGCCGAACAGGCAGGGTGGGGGTCAATTGGAACCCTAAAGAGCAGATCGGCCTTTATGCCTCGTGGGGTCAGGGATTCTTGCCGCCGGCCACCGAAGAGCTCTACGCCAACCCGGCCGCCCTGGGTGGGTTCAACCAGTCCCTCATTCCTGCGACTTCTTCGGGTGCAGAAGTAGGGATCAGGGGCCACGTCAAGAACCGGTTTTACTTTGACTCCACCGTGTTTCGTCTCGATACGAAGAATGACTTCGAGCGGTACCGCGTGTCTTCACGGCCGCTTGAAACCTTCTATCGCAATGCCGGCCAAAGCCGCCGCTACGGACTGGAGACTTCGGTCCGATGGTTGCCGACCAGTCGCGTGACCTTCAATAGCTCGTACACCTATTCGCATTTCCTCTACACGCAGTATAACAGCATCACCTATCCCGGGAACTTGATTGGAAACCTGCTCCCCAATTCTCCAGTGCATCAATTCTTTGCAGAGGCCTCTTTTGATTTTCCACAAAAGCTGACTTTGAACGTCAGCACTCAAGCCTTCTCCCGGGCCTACATTGACGCGACCAATCGAACCTGGATCGACGGCTATGGTCTGCTGGACGCTCGCCTCAGCAGGACCTGGCAGCGGCGGAAGATCTATGCCACCGCCTTCGTTTACGGAAAGAATCTCACCGGCACCCGTTACATCGCCTTCACCGAGCCCGATCCCGACGGAAATTCCTACCAGCCCGGACCGGAGCGGGAGGTCTTTGCGGGGCTGCAGATCCGCTTCTAATCCATAGATTACGCTGATTTACGCAGATGGGTATGGGGTCAGGCTAGCTCGCGGATTAATCTCTGAATGCATGGGCCAGCCCAAAGAGGGAAGAAAGCGATAAACGCGACTCTTCTCGGACCGGTTCGAGGGACTGTCCCTAGGGACAGTCCCTTTTCTGACTGTCCCTAGGGACAGTCCCTTTTCTTACGGAGAAAATCTCACCGGCACCCAGTACATCGCCTTCCGAGAGCCCGATCCTGACGGGAATTCTTACCAGCCCGGTGCAGATCGAGAGGTCTTTGCGGGGTTGCAGATCCGTTTCTAATCCATAGATTACGCTGATTCACGCAGATGGGTATGGGGTCAGGCTACCTCGCGGATTAATCTCTGAATGCATGGGCCAGCCCAAAGAGGGAAGAAAGCGAGAAACGTGACTTTTCTTGGACTGATGCGAGGGACTGTCCCTAGGGACAGTCCCTAGGGACAGTCCCTTTCTTTCGGAAGCCTAGAAACAGAATTGCCATTGAACGATAGAGCTATGCTGCTTTAAAGGTGGCGACCCTTCCTGGAGCGCACGCCCCAGGCTATCCGCGTGCGGCGGGCCGCTCCGCGGCTTTGACAAGGAATCAGCCTCGAATTCGAGGGGACTAGACCAAAACCTCGGCTTCTTCTAGCACCGTTTGCTTCGAATCGGGTTGAGGCTTATAAACGAGGATGTTACCGAGGACCGTGATGGCAATGCTTTCACGACGATTGTCTCCTGGCGTGCCATCAGGCCGGTGAAAACTCACCACGTGCTCGTTGTAGTACTCGCCCCCACTATCCTTGCGGCGACAGAAGACCTCCACGGTAGACACCGAATCCTGCCTTCCATATTCCCGAGCCATCTGGATGATGCAGTCCGGTAAGGTTGTGGCGTCGGTGTCGACAAGCAGAAAAGGCGGATCGATGGGATTCCTCCGTTCCCTGTCTTTATCCGTCGTTTTGATTTCCAGGAGTTTCTCTCCACCCGCGGCAGGCAGCTTCGCGCGCAATGCATCACCCGCCTTCGATCGAAGTCTACGAACATCATCATCAGTTTTAGGAAAATTCATTGCTTTGATCATAGGATTGAATCCTTAATGAAAACAATCTTGAAAGATTAAACCTCTGTTTTGGTAGCCCTGATCCGCCGCCTTTTTGGCGGATCGCGGGTTTTTTGCGATCCCCATGGAAAACCCCGTGATGCCCGCCTCGGCGGACGGCATCACGGCTACCAAAGCTTGATTATTTCTGTTTCTTCCCTCCAGTGAGAAACTTATAGGCGTCGGCCTTGCCGGCAAAGCAGAATCCCATGTACGCGCCTTTGACATCCTCGAACGGTATTCCGGCCAGCGCCAAAGCCAATCTCTCGGCCGTGATGGGCAGGGCCTTGAGTCTCAGCCCGACGGCATCTTCGACCGCATTGGCCACCATTGCTGCTGCGGGAATCATCGTATGCTCGCCCACGCCTCTCGCTCCATAGGGGCCATCAGGCTGCGGGACCTCAACGATAATAGGAATGACCTCCTGCGGGATGTCCATTGAGGTTGGAATCTTGTAGTCGGTAAAGTTGGCGTTCAGGAGCTTGCCTTTTAGATCGTATCGCATGTCCTCGTAAAGGACCGTCGCTATTCCTTGAACCATCCCACCCATGATTTGGCTGTTGACAAGGTCTGGATTTACAGCTTTGCCGGCGTCAACCGCAAGTGTCGCCTTCAGAACCTTCATCTTGCCTGTTTCTTTGTCGACTTCGAGAGTCACCGCCGCGGCGCCGACGGTGTAATGGACGTTGGGATGGCCACCTTGGCTTGTTTCCGGATCGCTTAGAGCCGATGTGAATTCGGGCATGAAGATACCGCTGCCGAGAATGGGGCCTCCGATGAAGTTTCCTTTCGGCGTCTGGATTCCGCTGATGACGAAATCTTTGAATGAGAGTGCAAACTCCGGATGAGTCCGGCACCGGACCTTCTCATCCTCGAGGTAGAGGTCGTCTTTGGCGAAGCCATGCACCCGATTCACCACCTCGAACATCTTCACTCGCATGTCGATTGCAGCGGCCTTCACGGCATTGCCGCAACCCCAGGTGACGTGGGAACCGACGGTCTGCCACTCATAAGCGTTGCGATCGGTGTCGGGGGGCTCAACCCGGATTTTTGAAGGAGGCACGGTGAGGACCTCAGCCGCGATCTGCGCCATTACTGTCAGATAGCCCTGGCCGATTTCCATCCCGGATACGCTGATGTTCACGCTCCCATCTTCATTGAATTTAATAAAAGCCGCAGAGGCCGCGTTGGGAGGCATCGCCGGCGCCTTCCAGAAACAGGCGAATCCTTTTCCGATTGATTTATTGGGATCCTTGGACACCTCTTTCTTCCCCCACCCAATCTCCCGGGCGACCTTGTCGATCGCCTCCGCGAGTCCGCTGGGATTCATCTTCGCCCCGTAAGCCAGGGTGTCTCCTTCGCGGATCGCATTTCGTTTGCGAAATTCGACCGGATCCATGCCGATCTTCTTTGCGATTGCAGTGATATGGGATTCCAGCCCAAAATGGAACTCCGAGTAGCCAAACCCGCGATAGGGGCCGCCCGGCGGCAAATTGGTGTACACACAAACGGAATCGATCTTGACGTTCGGGATGCGGTACGGACCAGTCGCCGAAAGTCCTACGGCATTCACGACATTGGCGCCATATTCGACATAGGCCCCCGCGTCCCAGTGAAGGGTATGCTCAATGGCGGTCATGGTGCCGTCTTTCTTCACGCCCATCTTGATCCGGGCGATGACACCCTGGCGTTGGTAAGTGTTGTAGAACTCCTGGGCCCTTGACCAGCGAAGCTTTACCGGGTTTCCTTTCACCATGGCAGCCAGCGCCACGCCCATGATCTCCATCGAGACCCCTGCTTTGCCTCCGAAGCCGCCCCCGACGTAGGGGGTGACGACGCGGATATCCTTATGAGATATCCCCAGGGGAGCAAGGGCCTGCGCGAACACGTGACGCTGCGTGTAAGGAGATTGGGAGGCCGACCAGAGGGTCATCCGTCCTGACAAATCGTAGAGACCGACAATCGCATGGGGCTCAATAGCGCAATGGGCGTAGCGCGGAACTGTATAAGTGTCCTCGAAGGTGACCTCGGCCTCCTGAAAGCCCTTCTCGAGATCCCCCTTCCGGGTTTTACGACGATGCGCGATATTAGTCCCCGCTTCGGGAAAGAACCAGGGACAGCGAGGATAGCTGCCCAAATCCTTGTGAACCAGCACGGCCTCTGGCTTCAGTGCCTTCTCGAGATCGAGAACCGGCTCGAGCTCCTTATAAACCACCTTCACCAGTTTGGCGGCGCGTTTTGCGGTCTGCGCATCGCGCGCAATGACAGCCGCCACCTGCTCCCCCACGAATCGCACGCGGTCAGTTGGGAAAATGTAACGGTCCTGCATGTACAGACCGAACCGGTAGGGAAAATCTTTCCCAGTGACGATACGGACTACGCCGGGTACCTTTTCGGCCTCGGAGGTCTCAATGCGCTTGATCAACGCGTGCGCGTATGGGCTTTCGACGATCTCCGCATGAAGAAGATTGGGTCCGAACTCCAGGTCATCCACAAACCTCGCGGCCCCGGTGATCTTGTCGAGTCCGTCAATCCGCTCGGTCGACTCTCCGACGTATTTAAGTTGTGTCATAGGCTTTTCGGCGCTTTCTTTTGGACATCAACAATTGCTTCAATGATTGACTGGTAACCTGTGCAACGGCAGAGATTACCGGAAAGAGCTTCTTTGATATCCCGTTCCGTCGGATGGGGATTTTCTCCAAGAAGTTCGGTGGCAGCCAGCACCACACCGGGAGCACAGAATCCGCATTGAAACGAATTGTGCTCGAGCATGACCTGTTGGACCGGCGTCAGTGACCCTTTGCTTAAGCCCTCGACGGTCACAATTTCATGGCCGTCTGCCTCGATCGCCAGGATAAGACAGCTTCGGACAGTCTTGCCGTCCAAAAGAATCGTGCAGGCGCCGCAGTCTCCCCGCTCGCAACCGATTTTCGGACTTTTCACGCCGAGATTTTCGCGAAGAACATCGAGCAGGATATCGTTGGGCTGCACCTCCAGGGTGCGCGTCTCATTGTTGAGCTCCAATGTGATTTGTTTTTTCATGAATTCCACCTAATACAAACGTTGGAAATAGAGTTACATGGGGCAATTGTGGAATCTTCGCGGTGGGGGTGTCCGCCCCGGCGGACGCCCCTACCGGGAATCAAGTGCGATTTTGTGATATTTTCAATGGCGTTCGCACTAGATCACGCTTGACCCGTATTCGGGCCCATTGCCCTCCAGCCTCGACGTTGCCGCCCGCAGGCCTCGTCTCAACATGACACCGATCATGTGAGCCCGGTATTCGCGTGTCGCTCGAATGTCGGTAATCGGCGCGATTTCCTCCGGAATAAGCCGCATGACCTCTTCCAGAAGTGTGTCGGACAACGCTTTGCCCTCAAGGTGCGCCTCGATTTTAGGAGCACGGATCGGACGCGGCGCCACAGACCCGAATGCGACTCGATAACTGTTTCCCGCCAGGGCAAGGACTGCCATGCTGGCCTGAGCGAGGTCGCCCCCCTCGTATCGCTTCAGTTTGACAAAGCATGCCGCGTGTTTCTTCTTCGGAAGGGGGATGGCCAGCCCGGTGACGATTTCGCCCCTCTTCAGGGCGGTATTCCGCGGCCCTGTGAACCAGTCGGCGATCGAAATCTTGCGCTTGCGCACAGGCCCCGTGACAAGGACAGAGGCATCGTAAATCAGGAGAATCGGCCCGCTGTCGCAGCAGGGAACTG
This region includes:
- a CDS encoding TonB-dependent receptor — translated: MARADREAIHGRIRDLQCQPLKDVAITSATLRLKTFSDDRGEFTIHPASPDGQIRFDFELPGYYPESLILEFRNQDAEVEVTLTPVRIVRQEVTVVASRLDIPLSTTPAATSLVGPDTLDAMSRSVAVDEALRGIPGVKVDNQANGERVHMSIRGQGILTERGIRGIQVLLDGLPLNDPTGFVPDLFDVDWAGVQQMEIVRGPLAFLYGGGSAGGVIDIQTRDAGNTFHGALSTSGGSNGFYKGRGELSGPFSHGSFFLAGSRDAGDGYRDHTAFWSDNIYGKLSFDVTSRLRLNALVMGTGFFNQNAEGLNLAWLQQDRRMANPDALTYNEYQKTIRGTGGLSGQWTISEGQRLSFTFYSRRTQYDEPVPSSVAHRTLFSPGGSSQYDLEQGSGWVKNHLSLGFDLDGQFIDEFRHPNLGNAVEGTSLLSNQSITQNRVAGYVVDRLGLGTKWALLLSMRFDHIGNSLTDYLKFNGLDLSGDRIFNRRTGRVGVNWNPKEQIGLYASWGQGFLPPATEELYANPAALGGFNQSLIPATSSGAEVGIRGHVKNRFYFDSTVFRLDTKNDFERYRVSSRPLETFYRNAGQSRRYGLETSVRWLPTSRVTFNSSYTYSHFLYTQYNSITYPGNLIGNLLPNSPVHQFFAEASFDFPQKLTLNVSTQAFSRAYIDATNRTWIDGYGLLDARLSRTWQRRKIYATAFVYGKNLTGTRYIAFTEPDPDGNSYQPGPEREVFAGLQIRF
- a CDS encoding xanthine dehydrogenase family protein molybdopterin-binding subunit, with translation MTQLKYVGESTERIDGLDKITGAARFVDDLEFGPNLLHAEIVESPYAHALIKRIETSEAEKVPGVVRIVTGKDFPYRFGLYMQDRYIFPTDRVRFVGEQVAAVIARDAQTAKRAAKLVKVVYKELEPVLDLEKALKPEAVLVHKDLGSYPRCPWFFPEAGTNIAHRRKTRKGDLEKGFQEAEVTFEDTYTVPRYAHCAIEPHAIVGLYDLSGRMTLWSASQSPYTQRHVFAQALAPLGISHKDIRVVTPYVGGGFGGKAGVSMEIMGVALAAMVKGNPVKLRWSRAQEFYNTYQRQGVIARIKMGVKKDGTMTAIEHTLHWDAGAYVEYGANVVNAVGLSATGPYRIPNVKIDSVCVYTNLPPGGPYRGFGYSEFHFGLESHITAIAKKIGMDPVEFRKRNAIREGDTLAYGAKMNPSGLAEAIDKVAREIGWGKKEVSKDPNKSIGKGFACFWKAPAMPPNAASAAFIKFNEDGSVNISVSGMEIGQGYLTVMAQIAAEVLTVPPSKIRVEPPDTDRNAYEWQTVGSHVTWGCGNAVKAAAIDMRVKMFEVVNRVHGFAKDDLYLEDEKVRCRTHPEFALSFKDFVISGIQTPKGNFIGGPILGSGIFMPEFTSALSDPETSQGGHPNVHYTVGAAAVTLEVDKETGKMKVLKATLAVDAGKAVNPDLVNSQIMGGMVQGIATVLYEDMRYDLKGKLLNANFTDYKIPTSMDIPQEVIPIIVEVPQPDGPYGARGVGEHTMIPAAAMVANAVEDAVGLRLKALPITAERLALALAGIPFEDVKGAYMGFCFAGKADAYKFLTGGKKQK
- a CDS encoding (2Fe-2S)-binding protein; amino-acid sequence: MKKQITLELNNETRTLEVQPNDILLDVLRENLGVKSPKIGCERGDCGACTILLDGKTVRSCLILAIEADGHEIVTVEGLSKGSLTPVQQVMLEHNSFQCGFCAPGVVLAATELLGENPHPTERDIKEALSGNLCRCTGYQSIIEAIVDVQKKAPKSL
- a CDS encoding xanthine dehydrogenase family protein subunit M; this translates as MAIAHQFEYIKPHRLIEVVKTLARYGSRAQLLAGGTDLVALIAEDAVKPEVVIDLKGLAGLDQIELKNNILSVGALVTFSDLRHSPIIEKRFPVIREMTEWVASVGIRNRATMVGNICSAVPCCDSGPILLIYDASVLVTGPVRKRKISIADWFTGPRNTALKRGEIVTGLAIPLPKKKHAACFVKLKRYEGGDLAQASMAVLALAGNSYRVAFGSVAPRPIRAPKIEAHLEGKALSDTLLEEVMRLIPEEIAPITDIRATREYRAHMIGVMLRRGLRAATSRLEGNGPEYGSSVI